The following coding sequences lie in one Bos indicus isolate NIAB-ARS_2022 breed Sahiwal x Tharparkar chromosome 12, NIAB-ARS_B.indTharparkar_mat_pri_1.0, whole genome shotgun sequence genomic window:
- the USPL1 gene encoding SUMO-specific isopeptidase USPL1 isoform X1 — MTDSPKSGNGLPMVGPGPDIGNSSLHMVGYLGKNYDSVKVLSDGYCPACRAKGKLKALKTYRISFQESVSLCEDLQCIYPLGSKSLNNLFSPCLEDCHTPNKSQKRKILETNCEDSPLLAGSKKTKNHRGIDSEQVLNSNHNGGEYDGTSPDLPGSLYSGQQNPVRTADCWEQNEALEADTVDMASEEDAPMVDVSGTEGTRPQNERCTSELEKPLESKHTSLCQTSCVQWKNAHALCWLDCILSALVHLEGLKSTVTDLRSKEESVFGRLFTRYSEANKLLHTSQLDGVKDGDCKKLPSEIFAKIETCLNEVRDEIFIRLQPQLRCTLGDMESPVFAFPLLLKIEPHIEQLFTYSFSWNFECSHCGHKYQNRCMKNLVTFTNVIPEWHPLKAAHFGPCNNCNNKSQIRKMVLEKVSLVFMLHFVEGLPHNDLQRYSFHSEGCLYQVTSVIQYQANNHFVTWILDADGSWLECDDLKGLCSERHETFQVPASEIHIVIWERKTSQMTDKAPACHPLKKTSDQYAFGDEKQVFPAACSAGEAASAEPSSGTHPTDVSMVPNTLSQDEAVAPGRHSLPNLKGSVDSGILPLTLEEVQSNSEGFLLEHKPVAENAGVVEANTLQSEEPLIALLVAPCEDKLTHNQPDLSFSSQLLTMPSVQVSTEDTAVTQPVNDTQAGGLIQQVKPVDTEGTVALERNASLKQFLVAETEKLNPEQHVTSQVSDWKEKETTAFSQTVTAKPLQNPPLKENQKKPFVGSWVKGLLSKGVSFMPSCVSAHNRNTVTDLQPSVKGASNFGGFQTKGSRQKASQASRKAHRRAAKPPLLSNSPPSHQSPTSTASPPRADGTGDSEVWKRCESASCGAYLNHNSHGNENGVSSPNHGDTIEGQIHKLRLKLLKKLKAKKKKLASLMSSPQNGTLPSEPSEQVSHCGSPNDSESIEGLLQELQRQIDIADNKSGCATVPGVSPYGGQTHEEILAELLSPATVVSTELSENGEADFRYLEMGDSHIPAPVPNELNSIAHNTHLRQEHNYCSPKKNQSELQPDSLTNNAFIRTLNLESPMKTDIFDEFFSASALNSLANDTLDLPHFDEYLFENC, encoded by the exons ATGACGGATTCCCCGAAGAGTGGAAATGGTTTGCCAATGGTTGGACCAGGGCCTGATATAGGGAACTCTTCACTCCACATGGTGGGGTACTTGGGAAAA aattATGATTCAGTGAAAGTTTTGTCAGATGGATATTGCCCTGCTTGTAGGGCGAAGGGAAAGTTAAAAGCCTTAAAGACTTACCGAATTAGTTTTCAAGAATCTGTCTCTTTGTGTGAGGATCTGCAG tgcATCTATCCTTTGGGCTCTAAATCACTTAATAACTTATTTTCTCCGTGTTTGGAAGATTGTCACACTCCAAATAAGtctcaaaaaagaaagatcttGGAAACCAACTGTGAAGATTCACCTCTTTTAGCAGGTTCCAAAAAGACTAAAAATCATCGAGGCATTGACAGTGAACAAGTTTTGAACAGTAACCATAATGGAGGAGAATATGATGGAACCTCACCAGACTTACCTGGTTCACTGTACAGTGGACAGCAGAATCCAGTTAGGACAGCTGATTGCTGGGAGCAGAATGAGGCTTTGGAAGCTGATACTGTTGACATGGCTTCTGAGGAAGATGCTCCCATGGTTGATGTTTCTGGAACTGAAGGAACTCGCCCTCAAAATGAAAGGTGCACATCTGAACTGGAAAAACCACTGGAGAGCAAACATACCTCATTGTGCCAGACTTCATGTGTGCAGTGGAAAAATGCACATGCTCTGTGTTGGTTAGACTGTATCCTGTCAGCACTGGTGCACTTGGAAGGGCTGAAAAGCACTGTGACCGACCTGCGGTCCAAAGAGGAGTCCGTGTTCGGGCGGTTGTTTACCAGGTATAGTGAAGCCAATAAGCTTCTGCACACCAGTCAGCTGGATGGAGTTAAAG atgGAGATTGTAAAAAGCTTCCTtcagaaatatttgcaaagataGAGACCTGTCTGAATGAAGTCAGAGATGAAATTTTTATTAGACTTCAACCTCAGCTTAGATGTACATTAG gtGATATGGAAAGTCCTGTGTTTGCATTTCCCCTGCTCTTAAAAATAGAACCCCACATTGAACAGCTCTTCACATACTCTTTTTCTTGGAATTTTGAATGTTCACACTGTGGACACAAGTATCAAAACAG atgTATGAAGAATCTGGTCACCTTTACAAATGTCATCCCTGAGTGGCATCCACTTAAGGCTGCCCATTTTGGTCCGTGTAACAATTGCAACAATAAgtcacaaataagaaaaatggtATTAGAAAA AGTCTCTCTCGTATTCATGTTGCACTTTGTGGAAGGCTTACCCCATAATGACTTGCAGCGCTATTCAtttcattctgaaggctgtctttatCAAGTAACTTCTGTAATTCAGTACCAAGCAAATAATCATTTTGTAACATGGATTTTAGATGCTGATG GAAGTTGGCTAGAATGTGATGACTTAAAAGGCCTGTGTTCTGAAAGGCATGAGACATTTCAGGTTCCTGCTTCGGAGATACATATTGttatttgggaaagaaaaacatCCCAGATGACAgataaagcacctgcctgccatcCACTTAAAAAGACTAGTGACCAGTATGCTTTCGGCGACGAGAAGCAAGTGTTTCCAGCAGCATGCTCTGCAGGCGAAGCTGCCTCAGCTGAACCGTCTTCAGGAACGCACCCCACAGATGTGTCCATGGTTCCTAATACCCTCTCACAGGATGAAGCCGTAGCTCCTGGACGTCATTCCCTTCCAAATCTGAAAGGTTCAGTTGACAGTGGTATCTTACCCTTGACACTTGAAGAAGTACAGTCCAACTCTGAAGGTTTCTTATTAGAACACAAACCTGTGGCAGAAAATGCAGGGGTTGTTGAAGCAAACACTTTGCAGTCAGAGGAGCCACTCATAGCTCTTTTAGTGGCCCCATGCGAGGACAAGCTTACCCACAACCAGCCAGATTTAAGCTTTTCATCCCAACTCTTAACTATGCCATCAGTACAGGTGTCTACAGAAGATACTGCAGTTACTCAGCCTGTTAATGACACTCAGGCTGGTGGCCTTATACAGCAAGTAAAGCCAGTAGACACTGAGGGTACAGTTGCCCTAGAGAGGAATGCTTCACTGAAACAATTTCTTGTAGCAGAAACGGAGAAGTTAAATCCAGAACAACATGTTACATCTCAGGTATCTgattggaaggaaaaagaaaccacagCATTTTCTCAAACTGTAACAGCTAAGCCGTTACAGAATCCACCTCTGAAAGAGAATCAGAAGAAACCATTTGTGGGAAGTTGGGTTAAAGGCTTATTAAGCAAGGGTGTTTCTTTTATGCCCTCTTGTGTTTCAGCTCATAACAGAAACACTGTGACTGATTTGCAGCCTTCAGTTAAGGGGGCAAGTAATTTTGGTGGCTTTCAAACTAAAGGTTCAAGACAAAAGGCCAGCCAGGCCTCCAGGAAAGCTCACAGGAGGGCAGCTAAGCCGCCTCTGCTGAGTAACTCTCCTCCAAGCCATCAGTCACCAACCAGCACAGCTTCCCCTCCCCGTGCTGATGGCACTGGTGATTCGGAAGTCTGGAAGAGATGTGAAAGTGCCTCCTGTGGAGCTTACCTCAACCACAATTctcatggaaatgaaaatggtGTTTCTTCACCAAACCATGGAGACACAATTGAGGGTCAGATTCATAAACTCCGTCTAAAACTTCTTAAAAAACTTaaggcaaaaaagaagaaattagccTCTCTGATGTCTTCCCCCCAAAACGGAACACTTCCAAGTGAACCTTCGGAACAGGTGTCCCATTGTGGGTCTCCAAATGACAGTGAGTCAATAGAAGGCTTGCTACAAGAACTGCAGCGTCAAATTGACATTGCCGATAATAAATCAGGGTGTGCCACAGTTCCCGGTGTTTCCCCATACGGTGGTCAGACGCATGAAGAAATTCTAGCAGAATTACTGTCCCCGGCCACTGTGGTTTCAACAGAGCTCTCAGAAAACGGGGAGGCTGACTTCAGGTATTTAGAAATGGGAGATAGTCATATCCCGGCACCAGTTCCCAATGAATTAAACAGTATTGCCCACAACACACATCTGAGGCAGGAGCATAATTACTGTAGCCCCAAGAAAAATCAGAGTGAACTTCAGCCAGATTCACTCACAAATAATGCCTTTATTAGAACATTGAacttggaaagtcccatgaagACTGATATTTTTGATGAGtttttttctgcttcagcatTAAATTCTTTAGCAAATGACACATTAGACTTACCTCATTTTGATGAATATCTGTTTGAGAATTGTTGA
- the USPL1 gene encoding SUMO-specific isopeptidase USPL1 isoform X3, translating into MELKDTQEPPPTQDKIFAVIYMYLCVPPHAILYSPEDGDCKKLPSEIFAKIETCLNEVRDEIFIRLQPQLRCTLGDMESPVFAFPLLLKIEPHIEQLFTYSFSWNFECSHCGHKYQNRCMKNLVTFTNVIPEWHPLKAAHFGPCNNCNNKSQIRKMVLEKVSLVFMLHFVEGLPHNDLQRYSFHSEGCLYQVTSVIQYQANNHFVTWILDADGSWLECDDLKGLCSERHETFQVPASEIHIVIWERKTSQMTDKAPACHPLKKTSDQYAFGDEKQVFPAACSAGEAASAEPSSGTHPTDVSMVPNTLSQDEAVAPGRHSLPNLKGSVDSGILPLTLEEVQSNSEGFLLEHKPVAENAGVVEANTLQSEEPLIALLVAPCEDKLTHNQPDLSFSSQLLTMPSVQVSTEDTAVTQPVNDTQAGGLIQQVKPVDTEGTVALERNASLKQFLVAETEKLNPEQHVTSQVSDWKEKETTAFSQTVTAKPLQNPPLKENQKKPFVGSWVKGLLSKGVSFMPSCVSAHNRNTVTDLQPSVKGASNFGGFQTKGSRQKASQASRKAHRRAAKPPLLSNSPPSHQSPTSTASPPRADGTGDSEVWKRCESASCGAYLNHNSHGNENGVSSPNHGDTIEGQIHKLRLKLLKKLKAKKKKLASLMSSPQNGTLPSEPSEQVSHCGSPNDSESIEGLLQELQRQIDIADNKSGCATVPGVSPYGGQTHEEILAELLSPATVVSTELSENGEADFRYLEMGDSHIPAPVPNELNSIAHNTHLRQEHNYCSPKKNQSELQPDSLTNNAFIRTLNLESPMKTDIFDEFFSASALNSLANDTLDLPHFDEYLFENC; encoded by the exons ATGGAGTTAAAG GATACCCAGGAACCACCTCCAACccaagataaaatatttgcagtgATTTACATGTACCTTTGTGTTCCTCCCCATGCCATCCTCTACTCCCCCGAAG atgGAGATTGTAAAAAGCTTCCTtcagaaatatttgcaaagataGAGACCTGTCTGAATGAAGTCAGAGATGAAATTTTTATTAGACTTCAACCTCAGCTTAGATGTACATTAG gtGATATGGAAAGTCCTGTGTTTGCATTTCCCCTGCTCTTAAAAATAGAACCCCACATTGAACAGCTCTTCACATACTCTTTTTCTTGGAATTTTGAATGTTCACACTGTGGACACAAGTATCAAAACAG atgTATGAAGAATCTGGTCACCTTTACAAATGTCATCCCTGAGTGGCATCCACTTAAGGCTGCCCATTTTGGTCCGTGTAACAATTGCAACAATAAgtcacaaataagaaaaatggtATTAGAAAA AGTCTCTCTCGTATTCATGTTGCACTTTGTGGAAGGCTTACCCCATAATGACTTGCAGCGCTATTCAtttcattctgaaggctgtctttatCAAGTAACTTCTGTAATTCAGTACCAAGCAAATAATCATTTTGTAACATGGATTTTAGATGCTGATG GAAGTTGGCTAGAATGTGATGACTTAAAAGGCCTGTGTTCTGAAAGGCATGAGACATTTCAGGTTCCTGCTTCGGAGATACATATTGttatttgggaaagaaaaacatCCCAGATGACAgataaagcacctgcctgccatcCACTTAAAAAGACTAGTGACCAGTATGCTTTCGGCGACGAGAAGCAAGTGTTTCCAGCAGCATGCTCTGCAGGCGAAGCTGCCTCAGCTGAACCGTCTTCAGGAACGCACCCCACAGATGTGTCCATGGTTCCTAATACCCTCTCACAGGATGAAGCCGTAGCTCCTGGACGTCATTCCCTTCCAAATCTGAAAGGTTCAGTTGACAGTGGTATCTTACCCTTGACACTTGAAGAAGTACAGTCCAACTCTGAAGGTTTCTTATTAGAACACAAACCTGTGGCAGAAAATGCAGGGGTTGTTGAAGCAAACACTTTGCAGTCAGAGGAGCCACTCATAGCTCTTTTAGTGGCCCCATGCGAGGACAAGCTTACCCACAACCAGCCAGATTTAAGCTTTTCATCCCAACTCTTAACTATGCCATCAGTACAGGTGTCTACAGAAGATACTGCAGTTACTCAGCCTGTTAATGACACTCAGGCTGGTGGCCTTATACAGCAAGTAAAGCCAGTAGACACTGAGGGTACAGTTGCCCTAGAGAGGAATGCTTCACTGAAACAATTTCTTGTAGCAGAAACGGAGAAGTTAAATCCAGAACAACATGTTACATCTCAGGTATCTgattggaaggaaaaagaaaccacagCATTTTCTCAAACTGTAACAGCTAAGCCGTTACAGAATCCACCTCTGAAAGAGAATCAGAAGAAACCATTTGTGGGAAGTTGGGTTAAAGGCTTATTAAGCAAGGGTGTTTCTTTTATGCCCTCTTGTGTTTCAGCTCATAACAGAAACACTGTGACTGATTTGCAGCCTTCAGTTAAGGGGGCAAGTAATTTTGGTGGCTTTCAAACTAAAGGTTCAAGACAAAAGGCCAGCCAGGCCTCCAGGAAAGCTCACAGGAGGGCAGCTAAGCCGCCTCTGCTGAGTAACTCTCCTCCAAGCCATCAGTCACCAACCAGCACAGCTTCCCCTCCCCGTGCTGATGGCACTGGTGATTCGGAAGTCTGGAAGAGATGTGAAAGTGCCTCCTGTGGAGCTTACCTCAACCACAATTctcatggaaatgaaaatggtGTTTCTTCACCAAACCATGGAGACACAATTGAGGGTCAGATTCATAAACTCCGTCTAAAACTTCTTAAAAAACTTaaggcaaaaaagaagaaattagccTCTCTGATGTCTTCCCCCCAAAACGGAACACTTCCAAGTGAACCTTCGGAACAGGTGTCCCATTGTGGGTCTCCAAATGACAGTGAGTCAATAGAAGGCTTGCTACAAGAACTGCAGCGTCAAATTGACATTGCCGATAATAAATCAGGGTGTGCCACAGTTCCCGGTGTTTCCCCATACGGTGGTCAGACGCATGAAGAAATTCTAGCAGAATTACTGTCCCCGGCCACTGTGGTTTCAACAGAGCTCTCAGAAAACGGGGAGGCTGACTTCAGGTATTTAGAAATGGGAGATAGTCATATCCCGGCACCAGTTCCCAATGAATTAAACAGTATTGCCCACAACACACATCTGAGGCAGGAGCATAATTACTGTAGCCCCAAGAAAAATCAGAGTGAACTTCAGCCAGATTCACTCACAAATAATGCCTTTATTAGAACATTGAacttggaaagtcccatgaagACTGATATTTTTGATGAGtttttttctgcttcagcatTAAATTCTTTAGCAAATGACACATTAGACTTACCTCATTTTGATGAATATCTGTTTGAGAATTGTTGA
- the USPL1 gene encoding SUMO-specific isopeptidase USPL1 isoform X2: MASEEDAPMVDVSGTEGTRPQNERCTSELEKPLESKHTSLCQTSCVQWKNAHALCWLDCILSALVHLEGLKSTVTDLRSKEESVFGRLFTRYSEANKLLHTSQLDGVKDGDCKKLPSEIFAKIETCLNEVRDEIFIRLQPQLRCTLGDMESPVFAFPLLLKIEPHIEQLFTYSFSWNFECSHCGHKYQNRCMKNLVTFTNVIPEWHPLKAAHFGPCNNCNNKSQIRKMVLEKVSLVFMLHFVEGLPHNDLQRYSFHSEGCLYQVTSVIQYQANNHFVTWILDADGSWLECDDLKGLCSERHETFQVPASEIHIVIWERKTSQMTDKAPACHPLKKTSDQYAFGDEKQVFPAACSAGEAASAEPSSGTHPTDVSMVPNTLSQDEAVAPGRHSLPNLKGSVDSGILPLTLEEVQSNSEGFLLEHKPVAENAGVVEANTLQSEEPLIALLVAPCEDKLTHNQPDLSFSSQLLTMPSVQVSTEDTAVTQPVNDTQAGGLIQQVKPVDTEGTVALERNASLKQFLVAETEKLNPEQHVTSQVSDWKEKETTAFSQTVTAKPLQNPPLKENQKKPFVGSWVKGLLSKGVSFMPSCVSAHNRNTVTDLQPSVKGASNFGGFQTKGSRQKASQASRKAHRRAAKPPLLSNSPPSHQSPTSTASPPRADGTGDSEVWKRCESASCGAYLNHNSHGNENGVSSPNHGDTIEGQIHKLRLKLLKKLKAKKKKLASLMSSPQNGTLPSEPSEQVSHCGSPNDSESIEGLLQELQRQIDIADNKSGCATVPGVSPYGGQTHEEILAELLSPATVVSTELSENGEADFRYLEMGDSHIPAPVPNELNSIAHNTHLRQEHNYCSPKKNQSELQPDSLTNNAFIRTLNLESPMKTDIFDEFFSASALNSLANDTLDLPHFDEYLFENC, encoded by the exons ATGGCTTCTGAGGAAGATGCTCCCATGGTTGATGTTTCTGGAACTGAAGGAACTCGCCCTCAAAATGAAAGGTGCACATCTGAACTGGAAAAACCACTGGAGAGCAAACATACCTCATTGTGCCAGACTTCATGTGTGCAGTGGAAAAATGCACATGCTCTGTGTTGGTTAGACTGTATCCTGTCAGCACTGGTGCACTTGGAAGGGCTGAAAAGCACTGTGACCGACCTGCGGTCCAAAGAGGAGTCCGTGTTCGGGCGGTTGTTTACCAGGTATAGTGAAGCCAATAAGCTTCTGCACACCAGTCAGCTGGATGGAGTTAAAG atgGAGATTGTAAAAAGCTTCCTtcagaaatatttgcaaagataGAGACCTGTCTGAATGAAGTCAGAGATGAAATTTTTATTAGACTTCAACCTCAGCTTAGATGTACATTAG gtGATATGGAAAGTCCTGTGTTTGCATTTCCCCTGCTCTTAAAAATAGAACCCCACATTGAACAGCTCTTCACATACTCTTTTTCTTGGAATTTTGAATGTTCACACTGTGGACACAAGTATCAAAACAG atgTATGAAGAATCTGGTCACCTTTACAAATGTCATCCCTGAGTGGCATCCACTTAAGGCTGCCCATTTTGGTCCGTGTAACAATTGCAACAATAAgtcacaaataagaaaaatggtATTAGAAAA AGTCTCTCTCGTATTCATGTTGCACTTTGTGGAAGGCTTACCCCATAATGACTTGCAGCGCTATTCAtttcattctgaaggctgtctttatCAAGTAACTTCTGTAATTCAGTACCAAGCAAATAATCATTTTGTAACATGGATTTTAGATGCTGATG GAAGTTGGCTAGAATGTGATGACTTAAAAGGCCTGTGTTCTGAAAGGCATGAGACATTTCAGGTTCCTGCTTCGGAGATACATATTGttatttgggaaagaaaaacatCCCAGATGACAgataaagcacctgcctgccatcCACTTAAAAAGACTAGTGACCAGTATGCTTTCGGCGACGAGAAGCAAGTGTTTCCAGCAGCATGCTCTGCAGGCGAAGCTGCCTCAGCTGAACCGTCTTCAGGAACGCACCCCACAGATGTGTCCATGGTTCCTAATACCCTCTCACAGGATGAAGCCGTAGCTCCTGGACGTCATTCCCTTCCAAATCTGAAAGGTTCAGTTGACAGTGGTATCTTACCCTTGACACTTGAAGAAGTACAGTCCAACTCTGAAGGTTTCTTATTAGAACACAAACCTGTGGCAGAAAATGCAGGGGTTGTTGAAGCAAACACTTTGCAGTCAGAGGAGCCACTCATAGCTCTTTTAGTGGCCCCATGCGAGGACAAGCTTACCCACAACCAGCCAGATTTAAGCTTTTCATCCCAACTCTTAACTATGCCATCAGTACAGGTGTCTACAGAAGATACTGCAGTTACTCAGCCTGTTAATGACACTCAGGCTGGTGGCCTTATACAGCAAGTAAAGCCAGTAGACACTGAGGGTACAGTTGCCCTAGAGAGGAATGCTTCACTGAAACAATTTCTTGTAGCAGAAACGGAGAAGTTAAATCCAGAACAACATGTTACATCTCAGGTATCTgattggaaggaaaaagaaaccacagCATTTTCTCAAACTGTAACAGCTAAGCCGTTACAGAATCCACCTCTGAAAGAGAATCAGAAGAAACCATTTGTGGGAAGTTGGGTTAAAGGCTTATTAAGCAAGGGTGTTTCTTTTATGCCCTCTTGTGTTTCAGCTCATAACAGAAACACTGTGACTGATTTGCAGCCTTCAGTTAAGGGGGCAAGTAATTTTGGTGGCTTTCAAACTAAAGGTTCAAGACAAAAGGCCAGCCAGGCCTCCAGGAAAGCTCACAGGAGGGCAGCTAAGCCGCCTCTGCTGAGTAACTCTCCTCCAAGCCATCAGTCACCAACCAGCACAGCTTCCCCTCCCCGTGCTGATGGCACTGGTGATTCGGAAGTCTGGAAGAGATGTGAAAGTGCCTCCTGTGGAGCTTACCTCAACCACAATTctcatggaaatgaaaatggtGTTTCTTCACCAAACCATGGAGACACAATTGAGGGTCAGATTCATAAACTCCGTCTAAAACTTCTTAAAAAACTTaaggcaaaaaagaagaaattagccTCTCTGATGTCTTCCCCCCAAAACGGAACACTTCCAAGTGAACCTTCGGAACAGGTGTCCCATTGTGGGTCTCCAAATGACAGTGAGTCAATAGAAGGCTTGCTACAAGAACTGCAGCGTCAAATTGACATTGCCGATAATAAATCAGGGTGTGCCACAGTTCCCGGTGTTTCCCCATACGGTGGTCAGACGCATGAAGAAATTCTAGCAGAATTACTGTCCCCGGCCACTGTGGTTTCAACAGAGCTCTCAGAAAACGGGGAGGCTGACTTCAGGTATTTAGAAATGGGAGATAGTCATATCCCGGCACCAGTTCCCAATGAATTAAACAGTATTGCCCACAACACACATCTGAGGCAGGAGCATAATTACTGTAGCCCCAAGAAAAATCAGAGTGAACTTCAGCCAGATTCACTCACAAATAATGCCTTTATTAGAACATTGAacttggaaagtcccatgaagACTGATATTTTTGATGAGtttttttctgcttcagcatTAAATTCTTTAGCAAATGACACATTAGACTTACCTCATTTTGATGAATATCTGTTTGAGAATTGTTGA